One genomic segment of Acidobacteriota bacterium includes these proteins:
- a CDS encoding energy transducer TonB, with translation MAGIVAAGTLPSALGDDRKMKNEVRPVYPELAKKMNVSGAVKVEIVITPAGAVKSAKALGGHPLLIESALDAVKKCRFEAAPAETTQVVTFNFKGNQ, from the coding sequence GTGGCCGGAATCGTCGCCGCAGGCACGCTACCTTCGGCCCTGGGCGACGACCGGAAGATGAAGAACGAGGTGCGGCCGGTGTATCCGGAGCTGGCCAAGAAGATGAACGTGAGCGGCGCGGTGAAGGTCGAGATCGTGATCACGCCGGCGGGCGCGGTGAAGAGCGCGAAGGCGCTGGGTGGTCATCCGCTGCTGATCGAATCAGCGCTCGACGCCGTGAAAAAGTGCAGGTTCGAAGCGGCGCCGGCCGAGACGACACAAGTCGTGACCTTCAACTTCAAAGGGAATCAGTAA